The segment ATCATTAGTAaacaataatcttttaaaattggCAATTCCCTCATATAAGGGTGGGGTGGAGGAATAACAAACCCAGCATTCTTCTAACAGCGTGAAGTTGGCCTCATGAACAGCTTGTATTGAGGCATTAACTAAAGTCAAAATGAGATGAGCGGTAGAAGGGGGGCCTGCAGGGAGTGTAGGTTGAAGGTTGGagcggggaggaggaggagcccgaGGGGTGACAAGGTCAGCAGATATCTTTCTAGGACTCTGGGCTGGGTTATTCTGGTGTAACTCTGAATTAGGACCCACAGCAACGTTTTTTTCCTGATTTGGAATAGATTTAAgtaatcttattttaaaagttagtccaggattctttccttttaaatatagGCGCAGGTCCCACTCGTATCCTCGGCCTTCCCAGTGTTgttctctccctgtctccgtgAATGGTATAACCAAAGGATTGCACCAATTATGAACACAGTTTCAGTTAAGGGGTGTAGGTCCCAAATTAAGTTGTTGGGTCGGGGGGTTCTTCCTCTTAACTGTAATATAGTCCCAACTTGCGGATGGGTTCCAGTAAGTATCCCCAGTCGTCTCACATCCCCAAGAGGCACAATAGTAGTCTGGGGCATAGCCACATTTTGTGGTCAGGCAGCgatctctgtgtggccctgggcaGACATATATGGGTGCCATAGTCAAGTATGTCCTGGCTGCAGCATTACAGCATCCTGGGACAGTGCTATATCTCTGTTGGGTGTCTACAGGTTTAGGTTGGGGCAAATAGTGATCAGGGGTGCCCCATGCAGTGTCTGCTCCTAGGGCCAGCCGACAGAGGTCTACTTCTAAATTAGGCCAAGGCGTGGTGGCAGAGACTATGGAGGAGGAATTTGCAATGTCCCCCGCTTGGTTAGTAATAACCCAGGTAAAATTGAAGATTCGATACGGGGAGGCACTTACAACTGTAAGACATAAAAACATCCATGGAGAAAGCATCCTTCCTCCCATCTGAAAGTCAAGCACAGTTAAAGACCTTCCCCGGGCGGATTGAAGTCTCTAGTGAAAGGTCGCCCTTACGACACAGGTATAACTTAAGGGGATTAGTAGTCTTTTTCAGTGTCCATCTATCTGGATCAGCTTCAGGAGGTGCTCTCTTAACGTGCGACGCGTGGACCCAGGTGGGAATTCCTTCAACTTTGACCGCGGTGGGCGTCGTCAGCAGTACCAGATATGGTCCTTTCCACCTCTGCTCTAAGTTTCCTGTTCGGTGTCTCCTCACCAGGACGACTTCTCCCACTTCAAACTGGTGCGGCCCCTGTGTATCACCAGCAATATAGGTTTCTCTTAATTGTGTCCATATCTCTTTTCTTACTGTCTCTAAGGCCTTGAGCCGAATCAGGAGattggaagagggagagaaagacacgTCTGGGCTAAATTTATCAGTTATAGACATATAAATGGGTGGCGGGGCTCCAAACATCAATTCAAAAGGGGTCAAACCAAAAGGGCCAGGGGAGTTTCGGACCCTAAATAAAGCATAAGGGAGAAGGGCTGTCCAATCATTTCCACAGGTCTCTAAGACTAATTATGTCAAAGTCTTTTAATGTTCTattcattctctctacctgtcctgaactctggggtctatacgCACAGTGTAATTTCCAATTGGTCCCCAGTTGTCTGGCCACtccctgacttacctgggagacAAAAGCAGGCCCGTTGTCTGACCTAATTACCTTGAGTACCCCAAAACGGGGTaggatttcttccagtatcttcttggtCACCACGTTGGCAGTCTCATTTTTGGTAGGGAATGCTTCAACCCAGCCTGTAAAAGTGTCTATAAAAACTAGTAGATATTTATTTCCATACCGGGCAGGCTTTACCTCCGTAAAATCAGTTTCCCAATAGGTTCCAGGTCTATCTCCTCTCAAACGCCTTCCTTCTAGGAGCCTGTTGGACCCAGCATTAGTAAACGCACAGGCGCGGCAGTTTTTGACCAGATTTTCAGCAGCCTTCTTTAATCCAGGAATATAGTAAGGGGACCTTTTAACCAATTCTATTAACTTTTTAGCCCCCAGATGGGTAAGGTGATGTATATCAGCCAAATATTCTTGcccctctttttctttgagaGTCCTTTTGTCAGTCTCTTTGGTCTCTGGTTGAgatttagtttttattgtcaaagTCATAGGTCCCTGAGATTCCTTCCTTGCCTCCTGGTCTGCcatttgatttcctttttctatGGGTCCGGTCCCTTTTTGGTGTCCTGGGCAATGTATTATTGCCACTTTATGGGGCAAGTGAACAGCCTCTAGCAGGCTAAggatctcttctttatttttaatatcttttccaGCAGACGTTAAGAGTTCATGCTGCTGGTATATCGCCCCATGGATATGcgctgtagcaaaggcataccgGCTGTCTGTGTAAATATTAATAGTCTTTCCTTTTGCCAGCTCTAGGACCTGGATCAATGCGATGAGCTCCGCTCTTTGGGCCGATGTGCCCTCAGGCAGACTGATGGCCCATATGACGGCCTTTCCATCCACCACCGCTTCCCCGGCCCTCCTCTTACCTTCCACCATGAAGCTGCTTCCGTCAGTGTACCAAGTCATTGCCCCTGGCCATGGTTGGTCTGTGAGGTCTGACCGGACTCCGGTTTCTTCTGCCAACACTTACTCACATTTGTATATAGGGGCTTCATCAGCCTCAGGTAACAGGGTAGCAGGACTGAGGatagccggggggggggggggggggtgaagttTACTCGTTCAGTCAGCAATAGACTCTGGTAGTGAGTCATCTGGGCGTTGGTCATCCAGCGGTCTGGTGGCTGTCGGATAATGCTCTCAAGCGAGTGTGGGGCCACTGTCATAACATTCTGTCCTATAGTCAGCTTGTCAGCATCTTTGACCAGTATAGCCATTGCTGCTATGGCTCGTAAGCAGGAAGGCCACCCACTAGCCACAGGGTCCAGTTGCTTTGATGGGTAGGCCACCGGTCGTTTCCAAGGCCCCAAGGCCTGGGTTAGGACTCCTCTGGCCACGCCATTTCTCTCATCAATATATAGGATAAAAGGCTTACTTAGATCTGGTAGGGCTAGTGCCGGGGCCTGTAGCAGCGCCTTCTTGAGAGTCTCAAAGGGCAATTGATGGTCTCTAGTCCAGGTGAACTCTCCTTTTTCTTTAGTTAAGGGGTATAGTGGGGCTGCCATAGTCGAGAACCCTGGGATCCACAGTCTACAGAACCCCGCAGTGCCCAGAAATTCTCTCACCTGGCGAGATGTGGTCGGGGTTGGAATCTGCATCACCGTctgctttctggcctctgtaagcCATCTCTGTCCATCTCTTAGGGTGTATCCCAAGTAAGTTACCTCCTTTTGGCATAACTGTGCCTTTTTGGCGGAGATCCGATATCCCAGTTCGCTTAGCTTGACCAGGAGGTTTTGAGTCCCAATCTCACAGTCTTTACGGGTTTTTATAGCCAGTAGAAGGTCATCAATGTACTGCAAGAGAGTTACCTGTGTATTTTTGGCCCGAAAAGAGGCTAAGTCTTGGTGCAGAGCCTCATCGAACAATGTAGGTGAATTTTTGAATCCTTGGGGCAGCCTCATCCATGTCAGCTGTCCGACTTGTCCACTCTCGGGGTCGCGCCATTCAAAGGCAAACAAAGGTTGGCTGTTGGGATGTAATCTCagacaaaagaaagcatccttAAAGTCTAAGACAGTATACCAGATTCGCTCAGGTGGTAGTGTGCTGAGTAAGTTGTAGGGGTTTGGCACTGTAGGGTGGATGTCTTGGACTCGTTTATTAACTTCTCTGAGATCTTGTACCGGGCGATAGTCATTGGTCCCTGGCTTTTTTACGGGGAGGAGGGGGGTGTTCCATGGAGACTTGCATGGAACCAAAATTCCTTGTTGAATGAGCCTGGTAATATGAGGGCGTATGCCCTCCCTAGCTTCCCTACTCATGGGGTATTGTCGGACCCCAATGGGAGTGGCTCCAGACTTAAGCTCAGTTACCACCAGGGGAACTTGCTTTGCCATCCCCATACCTCCCGTTTAGGCCCAAGCATGAGGGAATCGGTCAAGCCAGTCTTGGATTCCCTCGGGAAGCCTCGGTTTATTTTGGTAAAGCCGGTATTCTTCTCCTAATTGTAGAGACAACATCAGAGCCCAAGGCTCTCCTACTTCCCAGGATACTTCTGGTTGGTGAGAGGCAAAAGATATGTTTGCTTTTAATTTGGTTAGCAAGTCTCTTCCTAATAGGGGCATAGGGCACTCTGGTATGACTAGGAATGAATGAGTCACTCTGTTTCATCCTAAATCCACTATTCAGGAGGTGGTCCATGGGTACGATTTTTGTCCGCTGGCCCCAATCACTACAGTCTTTTCACCCTTTTTTAATTTTCCCAAAGGCATCTGCAGAACAGAAAACTCAGCACCCATGTCAACCAGGAAATGTATGGGAGTCCCCTTCATGTCTAAAGTTACCCTGGGCTCGGGGAGGGGGGCCGAGCCCCATCTCCCCTAGTCTTCGTCATCTCCCAGGGACAATACTTTCACCTGCTTCTTCTTGGGACATTCAAATGCCCAATGGCCAGTACCTTTGCAGATCCTACACTGATTTCGTCCCAGGCTCAGTCGATCTCCTCCAGGCCTCCTTGGCTCCTGCCTTTTCCTGTCTCCCAGGTTCCCTAGCTGTCTAgtcctgtctctcctgtctctctctcccactgcgGCCAGAGTTCTAGTCAAAACTTTCTCTTGTCTCTGATCCCTTCTATCTtcgtcttctctcttttctcttttttctctctctatcttctcttcctctgtctctctcttatgatacactttctctgcctcttttacCACATCTCTTACGGTGTAGTCCTGTAACCCCTCGATCCGTTGTAGCTTCCTTCTAATGTCTGGGGCTGACTGCCCAATAAAAGCCATAATCACTGAAGCCCGTTGTCCCTCAGACGTAGGGTCAAATGGGGTATACCTCCTATATGCCTCCATAAGCCTCTAGAAAAACTGAAGGGGGTTCTGTTGCCCCTTGCATGACCTCCCTTACCTTGGCCAGATTGGTGGGCCGACGTGCAGCACCTCTGAGACCCGCCACCAGAGCCCGGCGATAACTGGACA is part of the Rattus norvegicus strain BN/NHsdMcwi chromosome 1, GRCr8, whole genome shotgun sequence genome and harbors:
- the LOC120098770 gene encoding LOW QUALITY PROTEIN: uncharacterized protein LOC120098770 (The sequence of the model RefSeq protein was modified relative to this genomic sequence to represent the inferred CDS: inserted 2 bases in 1 codon; deleted 2 bases in 1 codon; substituted 5 bases at 5 genomic stop codons); translated protein: MKGTPIHFLVDMGAEFSVLQMPLGKLKKGEKTVVIGASGQKSYPWTTSXIVDLGXNRVTHSFLVIPECPMPLLGRDLLTKLKANISFASHQPEVSWEVGEPWALMLSLQLGEEYRLYQNKPRLPEGIQDWLDRFPHAWAXTGGMGMAKQVPLVVTELKSGATPIGVRQYPMSREAREGIRPHITRLIQQGILVPCKSPWNTPLLPVKKPGTNDYRPVQDLREVNKRVQDIHPTVPNPYNLLSTLPPERIWYTVLDFKDAFFCLRLHPNSQPLFAFEWRDPESGQVGQLTWMRLPQGFKNSPTLFDEALHQDLASFRAKNTQVTLLQYIDDLLLAIKTRKDCEIGTQNLLVKLSELGYRISAKKAQLCQKEVTYLGYTLRDGQRWLTEARKQTVMQIPTPTTSRQVREFLGTAGFCRLWIPGFSTMAAPLYPLTKEKGEFTWTRDHQLPFETLKKALLQAPALALPDLSKPFILYIDERNGVARGVLTQALGPWKRPVAYPSKQLDPVASGWPSCLRAIAAMAILVKDADKLTIGQNVMTVAPHSLESIIRQPPDRWMTNAQMTHYQSLLLTERVNFTPPPPPAILSPATLLPEADEAPIYKCEXVLAEETGVRSDLTDQPWPGAMTWYTDGSSFMVEGKRRAGEAVVDGKAVIWAISLPEGTSAQRAELIALIQVLELAKGKTINIYTDSRYAFATAHIHGAIYQQHELLTSAGKDIKNKEEILSLLEAVHLPHKVAIIHCPGHQKGTGPIEKGNQMADQEARKESQGPMTLTIKTKSQPETKETDKRTLKEKEGQEYLADIHHLTHLGAKKLIELVKRSPYYIPGLKKAAENLVKNCRACAFTNAGSNRLLEGRRLRGDRPGTYWETDFTEVKPARYGNKYLLVFIDTFTGWVEAFPTKNETANVVTKKILEEILPRFGVLKVIRSDNGPAFVSQVSQGVARQLGTNWKLHCAYRPQSSGQVERMNRTLKXTLTXLVLETCGNDWTALLPYALFRVRNSPGPFGLTPFELMFGAPPPIYMSITDKFSPDVSFSPSSNLLIRLKALETVRKEIWTQLRETYIAGDTQGPHQFEVGEVVLVRRHRTGNLEQRWKGPYLVLLTTPTAVKVEGIPTWVHASHVKRAPPEADPDRWTLKKTTNPLKLYLCRKGDLSLETSIRPGKVFNCA